One Lolium rigidum isolate FL_2022 unplaced genomic scaffold, APGP_CSIRO_Lrig_0.1 contig_70189_1, whole genome shotgun sequence DNA window includes the following coding sequences:
- the LOC124682187 gene encoding myosin-binding protein 1-like isoform X1, which produces MGTRMTVVRRLPVALSSALLEWILMLLLFIDAVYSYLITRFARLCKLPAPCPFCSRLDHVLGNEEPCFYRELICKTHKSEISSLAFCRLHQKLAGAETMCDGCSRSSLAPKEKPNNNDSKDLFDGTRGDDNVLHSPLTRICSCCAQHFKQRDVSLFSQESRELKPANSPKICTDYSVPWQVDEPLETKDIYHQSDHTTHERYSPLQMTSDSEAEVPCADDGRDSPPRGAFDMEKDLQEDAVGEMPVLPPHEVVKPSEMNDEKEQKVSVSGNVSSAYPVLDDMHPGSVISGSQSEATDISSRGWATQRDPPIAIEELYLEDATVPQIPVASTAELPEVLGETESRQMASDSSINPYISQFTILEQHYVVSEDKKIKDNPEEANDQGTCEPVAKDYHFVASEDTHLKDNSADIRVSQVSADPDTPAEIEDNNPKKAEPIGETEINELISQDPSGPAFKDFAEEAHIPPVAIRSSGEVSQGLDAIEEHSQTSEIVGERRPSLSTQISMTEAYNLAIGMKSSFPSPTWTDVILGKGTSSSVNGELRLLLSQLSASRGLEATWLDPGPSPRSYGRGDDLIVQNITKRISIERNVSGLESLDGSVVSEMEGESPIDRLRRQIDLDRKSIHLLCRELEEERNAAAIAASQALAMITRLQDEKAAMQMEASHYQRMMEEQAEYDNEALAQANELLAQREQQVEELEAELENYRTQFGGGGPTERQDNQLPFEGQNTTTTLLEDERAYISECLRKLEKKLHVYSNNSTTDLSNSDAIEDDLSNKMPISEDDSLHRQENSRETHEPILLATEGQSSTMNGVVDVSIFQEEISNLHKRLKILEGDRDFLEHSVNSLKNGKEGAQFIREIACNLRELRAIAIDDK; this is translated from the exons ATGGGAACAAGGATGACAGTTGTACGGCGGTTGCCAGTTGCACTATCCTCGGCATTACTCGAGTGGATCTTGATGCTTCTGCTATTCATCGATGCAGTTTACTCCTACCTGATCACAAGATTTGCCCGTCTCTGCAAGTTACCAGCCCCTTGCCCGTTCTGCTCACGGCTAGATCATGTTCTGGGTAACGAGGAACCATGCTTCTACAGGGAATTGATCTGCAAAACTCACAAGTCAGAGATCTCGTCTTTGGCCTTCTGCCGCCTCCACCAGAAGCTTGCGGGCGCGGAAACCATGTGTGATGGATGCAGCAGAAGCTCACTTGCTCCAAAAGAAAAACCAAACAACAATGACAGCAAAGATCTATTCGATGGTACCCGTGGAGATGATAATGTGTTGCATTCCCCTCTTACTAGAATTTGTTCATGTTGTGCACAGCATTTTAAGCAACGAGACGTATCATTGTTTTCTCAAGAAAGCAGGGAGCTCAAACCTGCCAACTCGCCAAAGATCTGCACAGATTATTCTGTGCCATGGCAAGTGGATGAACCTTTGGAAACCAAAGACATTTACCACCAGAGTGATCATACAACCCATGAGAGATACAGTCCTCTACAGATGACATCTGACTCCGAGGCTGAGGTCCCTTGCGCTGATGATGGCAGAGATTCTCCCCCTCGTGGAGCCTTTGATATGGAAAAAGACTTGCAGGAAGATGCAGTTGGTGAGATGCCAGTTCTTCCACCCCATGAGGTGGTCAAGCCATCTGAAATGAATGATGAGAAAGAACAAAAAGTGTCTGTCTCCGGTAATGTATCTTCAGCATACCCTGTTCTAGATGATATGCATCCTGGCAGTGTGATAAGTGGGAGCCAAAGTGAGGCAACGGATATCTCATCCAGAGGATGGGCAACACAGCGTGACCCTCCAATTGCCATAGAAGAGTTATATTTAGAAG atGCCACCGTTCCCCAAATTCCAGTTGCGTCAACTGCTGAGTTACCGGAGGTTCTTGGTGAAACAGAATCACGGCAGATGGCAAGTGACAGCAGCATCAACCCATATATATCTCAATTCACAATATTAGAGCAACACTATGTTGTCTCAGAGGACAAAAAAATAAAAG ATAATCCAGAAGAAGCTAATGATCAAGGTACATGTGAACCAGTAGCCAAAGATTATCATTTTGTTGCTTCAGAAGATACACACCTGAAAG ACAATTCCGCAGATATCCGTGTTTCACAGGTTAGTGCCGATCCAGACACTCCTGCTGAAATTGAAGATAATAATCCTAAGAAAGCTGAACCCATTGGTGAGACGGAAATAAATGAACTGATATCCCAAGATCCTTCTGGTCCAGCTTTTAAAG ATTTTGCAGAAGAGGCGCATATTCCGCCAGTTGCGATTAGATCAAGTGGTGAAGTATCTCAGGGTCTTGATGCCATTGAGGAACATTCCCAAACAAGTGAAATCGTTGGCGAAAGGAGGCCATCTCTTAGCACTCAGATTAGCATGACCGAAGCTTACAATCTAGCAATTGGTATGAAGAGTAGTTTCCCATCCCCAACCTGGACTGATGTGATTCTTGGAAAGGGCACTTCGTCTAGTGTAAACGGAGAATTAAGGCTACTGCTGTCACAGCTCTCAGCTTCCAGGGGGCTTGAAGCAACTTGGCTGGACCCAGGCCCTAGCCCACGCTCATACGGGCGTGGTGATGATTTGATAGTGCAGAACATAACAAAAAGAATTTCAATCGAGAGAAATGTTTCTGGTTTGGAATCACTGGATGGAAGCGTTGTTAGTGAGATGGAAGGTGAAAGCCCCATTGACCGGTTAAGACGACAGATTGATCTAGACCGGAAATCCATACACCTCCTCTGCAGGGAGCTGGAAGAAGAGAGAAATGCTGCAGCAATTGCTGCAAGTCAAGCGTTGGCTATGATCACCAGGCTGCAGGATGAGAAGGCTGCGATGCAGATGGAAGCTTCACATTACCAGCGGATGATGGAAGAACAAGCAGAATACGATAATGAAGCCCTTGCACAAGCTAACGAGCTGCTTGCTCAAAGAGAACAACAAGTAGAGGAATTGGAAGCTGAGCTCGAAAACTACAGGACACAGTTTGGAGGGGGAGGGCCAACAGAGAGACAAGACAACCAGCTCCCGTTTGAAGGACAAAACACCACTACAACTTTGCTTGAAGATGAAAGGGCATACATATCAGAATGTTTGAGGAAGCTGGAGAAGAAGCTTCATGTGTACTCCAACAACAGTACTACAGATTTATCAAATTCAGATGCTATAGAGGATGACCTTTCCAACAAAATGCCCATTTCAGAAGACGACTCCCTACATCGTCAAGAAAACTCAAGGGAGACACATGAGCCTATTCTCTTGGCTACGGAAGGTCAGTCTTCAACAATGAACGGAGTGGTTGATGTATCCATATTTCAAGAGGAAATCTCAAACTTGCATAAAAGATTGAAGATTCTAGAAGGAGACCGCGATTTTCTTGAGCACAGTGTAAACTCGCTAAAGAATGGCAAAGAAGGTGCACAGTTCATAAGGGAAATTGCTTGCAACCTCAGAGAACTCCGAGCTATTGCCATTGACGATAAATAG
- the LOC124682187 gene encoding myosin-binding protein 1-like isoform X2 encodes MGTRMTVVRRLPVALSSALLEWILMLLLFIDAVYSYLITRFARLCKLPAPCPFCSRLDHVLGNEEPCFYRELICKTHKSEISSLAFCRLHQKLAGAETMCDGCSRSSLAPKEKPNNNDSKDLFDGTRGDDNVLHSPLTRICSCCAQHFKQRDVSLFSQESRELKPANSPKICTDYSVPWQVDEPLETKDIYHQSDHTTHERYSPLQMTSDSEAEVPCADDGRDSPPRGAFDMEKDLQEDAVGEMPVLPPHEVVKPSEMNDEKEQKVSVSGNVSSAYPVLDDMHPGSVISGSQSEATDISSRGWATQRDPPIAIEELYLEDATVPQIPVASTAELPEVLGETESRQMASDSSINPYISQFTILEQHYVVSEDKKIKEEANDQGTCEPVAKDYHFVASEDTHLKDNSADIRVSQVSADPDTPAEIEDNNPKKAEPIGETEINELISQDPSGPAFKDFAEEAHIPPVAIRSSGEVSQGLDAIEEHSQTSEIVGERRPSLSTQISMTEAYNLAIGMKSSFPSPTWTDVILGKGTSSSVNGELRLLLSQLSASRGLEATWLDPGPSPRSYGRGDDLIVQNITKRISIERNVSGLESLDGSVVSEMEGESPIDRLRRQIDLDRKSIHLLCRELEEERNAAAIAASQALAMITRLQDEKAAMQMEASHYQRMMEEQAEYDNEALAQANELLAQREQQVEELEAELENYRTQFGGGGPTERQDNQLPFEGQNTTTTLLEDERAYISECLRKLEKKLHVYSNNSTTDLSNSDAIEDDLSNKMPISEDDSLHRQENSRETHEPILLATEGQSSTMNGVVDVSIFQEEISNLHKRLKILEGDRDFLEHSVNSLKNGKEGAQFIREIACNLRELRAIAIDDK; translated from the exons ATGGGAACAAGGATGACAGTTGTACGGCGGTTGCCAGTTGCACTATCCTCGGCATTACTCGAGTGGATCTTGATGCTTCTGCTATTCATCGATGCAGTTTACTCCTACCTGATCACAAGATTTGCCCGTCTCTGCAAGTTACCAGCCCCTTGCCCGTTCTGCTCACGGCTAGATCATGTTCTGGGTAACGAGGAACCATGCTTCTACAGGGAATTGATCTGCAAAACTCACAAGTCAGAGATCTCGTCTTTGGCCTTCTGCCGCCTCCACCAGAAGCTTGCGGGCGCGGAAACCATGTGTGATGGATGCAGCAGAAGCTCACTTGCTCCAAAAGAAAAACCAAACAACAATGACAGCAAAGATCTATTCGATGGTACCCGTGGAGATGATAATGTGTTGCATTCCCCTCTTACTAGAATTTGTTCATGTTGTGCACAGCATTTTAAGCAACGAGACGTATCATTGTTTTCTCAAGAAAGCAGGGAGCTCAAACCTGCCAACTCGCCAAAGATCTGCACAGATTATTCTGTGCCATGGCAAGTGGATGAACCTTTGGAAACCAAAGACATTTACCACCAGAGTGATCATACAACCCATGAGAGATACAGTCCTCTACAGATGACATCTGACTCCGAGGCTGAGGTCCCTTGCGCTGATGATGGCAGAGATTCTCCCCCTCGTGGAGCCTTTGATATGGAAAAAGACTTGCAGGAAGATGCAGTTGGTGAGATGCCAGTTCTTCCACCCCATGAGGTGGTCAAGCCATCTGAAATGAATGATGAGAAAGAACAAAAAGTGTCTGTCTCCGGTAATGTATCTTCAGCATACCCTGTTCTAGATGATATGCATCCTGGCAGTGTGATAAGTGGGAGCCAAAGTGAGGCAACGGATATCTCATCCAGAGGATGGGCAACACAGCGTGACCCTCCAATTGCCATAGAAGAGTTATATTTAGAAG atGCCACCGTTCCCCAAATTCCAGTTGCGTCAACTGCTGAGTTACCGGAGGTTCTTGGTGAAACAGAATCACGGCAGATGGCAAGTGACAGCAGCATCAACCCATATATATCTCAATTCACAATATTAGAGCAACACTATGTTGTCTCAGAGGACAAAAAAATAAAAG AAGAAGCTAATGATCAAGGTACATGTGAACCAGTAGCCAAAGATTATCATTTTGTTGCTTCAGAAGATACACACCTGAAAG ACAATTCCGCAGATATCCGTGTTTCACAGGTTAGTGCCGATCCAGACACTCCTGCTGAAATTGAAGATAATAATCCTAAGAAAGCTGAACCCATTGGTGAGACGGAAATAAATGAACTGATATCCCAAGATCCTTCTGGTCCAGCTTTTAAAG ATTTTGCAGAAGAGGCGCATATTCCGCCAGTTGCGATTAGATCAAGTGGTGAAGTATCTCAGGGTCTTGATGCCATTGAGGAACATTCCCAAACAAGTGAAATCGTTGGCGAAAGGAGGCCATCTCTTAGCACTCAGATTAGCATGACCGAAGCTTACAATCTAGCAATTGGTATGAAGAGTAGTTTCCCATCCCCAACCTGGACTGATGTGATTCTTGGAAAGGGCACTTCGTCTAGTGTAAACGGAGAATTAAGGCTACTGCTGTCACAGCTCTCAGCTTCCAGGGGGCTTGAAGCAACTTGGCTGGACCCAGGCCCTAGCCCACGCTCATACGGGCGTGGTGATGATTTGATAGTGCAGAACATAACAAAAAGAATTTCAATCGAGAGAAATGTTTCTGGTTTGGAATCACTGGATGGAAGCGTTGTTAGTGAGATGGAAGGTGAAAGCCCCATTGACCGGTTAAGACGACAGATTGATCTAGACCGGAAATCCATACACCTCCTCTGCAGGGAGCTGGAAGAAGAGAGAAATGCTGCAGCAATTGCTGCAAGTCAAGCGTTGGCTATGATCACCAGGCTGCAGGATGAGAAGGCTGCGATGCAGATGGAAGCTTCACATTACCAGCGGATGATGGAAGAACAAGCAGAATACGATAATGAAGCCCTTGCACAAGCTAACGAGCTGCTTGCTCAAAGAGAACAACAAGTAGAGGAATTGGAAGCTGAGCTCGAAAACTACAGGACACAGTTTGGAGGGGGAGGGCCAACAGAGAGACAAGACAACCAGCTCCCGTTTGAAGGACAAAACACCACTACAACTTTGCTTGAAGATGAAAGGGCATACATATCAGAATGTTTGAGGAAGCTGGAGAAGAAGCTTCATGTGTACTCCAACAACAGTACTACAGATTTATCAAATTCAGATGCTATAGAGGATGACCTTTCCAACAAAATGCCCATTTCAGAAGACGACTCCCTACATCGTCAAGAAAACTCAAGGGAGACACATGAGCCTATTCTCTTGGCTACGGAAGGTCAGTCTTCAACAATGAACGGAGTGGTTGATGTATCCATATTTCAAGAGGAAATCTCAAACTTGCATAAAAGATTGAAGATTCTAGAAGGAGACCGCGATTTTCTTGAGCACAGTGTAAACTCGCTAAAGAATGGCAAAGAAGGTGCACAGTTCATAAGGGAAATTGCTTGCAACCTCAGAGAACTCCGAGCTATTGCCATTGACGATAAATAG
- the LOC124682187 gene encoding myosin-binding protein 1-like isoform X3 yields the protein MGTRMTVVRRLPVALSSALLEWILMLLLFIDAVYSYLITRFARLCKLPAPCPFCSRLDHVLGNEEPCFYRELICKTHKSEISSLAFCRLHQKLAGAETMCDGCSRSSLAPKEKPNNNDSKDLFDGTRGDDNVLHSPLTRICSCCAQHFKQRDVSLFSQESRELKPANSPKICTDYSVPWQVDEPLETKDIYHQSDHTTHERYSPLQMTSDSEAEVPCADDGRDSPPRGAFDMEKDLQEDAVGEMPVLPPHEVVKPSEMNDEKEQKVSVSGNVSSAYPVLDDMHPGSVISGSQSEATDISSRGWATQRDPPIAIEELYLEDATVPQIPVASTAELPEVLGETESRQMASDSSINPYISQFTILEQHYVVSEDKKIKDNPEEANDQGTCEPVAKDYHFVASEDTHLKDNSADIRVSQVSADPDTPAEIEDNNPKKAEPIGETEINELISQDPSGPAFKEEAHIPPVAIRSSGEVSQGLDAIEEHSQTSEIVGERRPSLSTQISMTEAYNLAIGMKSSFPSPTWTDVILGKGTSSSVNGELRLLLSQLSASRGLEATWLDPGPSPRSYGRGDDLIVQNITKRISIERNVSGLESLDGSVVSEMEGESPIDRLRRQIDLDRKSIHLLCRELEEERNAAAIAASQALAMITRLQDEKAAMQMEASHYQRMMEEQAEYDNEALAQANELLAQREQQVEELEAELENYRTQFGGGGPTERQDNQLPFEGQNTTTTLLEDERAYISECLRKLEKKLHVYSNNSTTDLSNSDAIEDDLSNKMPISEDDSLHRQENSRETHEPILLATEGQSSTMNGVVDVSIFQEEISNLHKRLKILEGDRDFLEHSVNSLKNGKEGAQFIREIACNLRELRAIAIDDK from the exons ATGGGAACAAGGATGACAGTTGTACGGCGGTTGCCAGTTGCACTATCCTCGGCATTACTCGAGTGGATCTTGATGCTTCTGCTATTCATCGATGCAGTTTACTCCTACCTGATCACAAGATTTGCCCGTCTCTGCAAGTTACCAGCCCCTTGCCCGTTCTGCTCACGGCTAGATCATGTTCTGGGTAACGAGGAACCATGCTTCTACAGGGAATTGATCTGCAAAACTCACAAGTCAGAGATCTCGTCTTTGGCCTTCTGCCGCCTCCACCAGAAGCTTGCGGGCGCGGAAACCATGTGTGATGGATGCAGCAGAAGCTCACTTGCTCCAAAAGAAAAACCAAACAACAATGACAGCAAAGATCTATTCGATGGTACCCGTGGAGATGATAATGTGTTGCATTCCCCTCTTACTAGAATTTGTTCATGTTGTGCACAGCATTTTAAGCAACGAGACGTATCATTGTTTTCTCAAGAAAGCAGGGAGCTCAAACCTGCCAACTCGCCAAAGATCTGCACAGATTATTCTGTGCCATGGCAAGTGGATGAACCTTTGGAAACCAAAGACATTTACCACCAGAGTGATCATACAACCCATGAGAGATACAGTCCTCTACAGATGACATCTGACTCCGAGGCTGAGGTCCCTTGCGCTGATGATGGCAGAGATTCTCCCCCTCGTGGAGCCTTTGATATGGAAAAAGACTTGCAGGAAGATGCAGTTGGTGAGATGCCAGTTCTTCCACCCCATGAGGTGGTCAAGCCATCTGAAATGAATGATGAGAAAGAACAAAAAGTGTCTGTCTCCGGTAATGTATCTTCAGCATACCCTGTTCTAGATGATATGCATCCTGGCAGTGTGATAAGTGGGAGCCAAAGTGAGGCAACGGATATCTCATCCAGAGGATGGGCAACACAGCGTGACCCTCCAATTGCCATAGAAGAGTTATATTTAGAAG atGCCACCGTTCCCCAAATTCCAGTTGCGTCAACTGCTGAGTTACCGGAGGTTCTTGGTGAAACAGAATCACGGCAGATGGCAAGTGACAGCAGCATCAACCCATATATATCTCAATTCACAATATTAGAGCAACACTATGTTGTCTCAGAGGACAAAAAAATAAAAG ATAATCCAGAAGAAGCTAATGATCAAGGTACATGTGAACCAGTAGCCAAAGATTATCATTTTGTTGCTTCAGAAGATACACACCTGAAAG ACAATTCCGCAGATATCCGTGTTTCACAGGTTAGTGCCGATCCAGACACTCCTGCTGAAATTGAAGATAATAATCCTAAGAAAGCTGAACCCATTGGTGAGACGGAAATAAATGAACTGATATCCCAAGATCCTTCTGGTCCAGCTTTTAAAG AAGAGGCGCATATTCCGCCAGTTGCGATTAGATCAAGTGGTGAAGTATCTCAGGGTCTTGATGCCATTGAGGAACATTCCCAAACAAGTGAAATCGTTGGCGAAAGGAGGCCATCTCTTAGCACTCAGATTAGCATGACCGAAGCTTACAATCTAGCAATTGGTATGAAGAGTAGTTTCCCATCCCCAACCTGGACTGATGTGATTCTTGGAAAGGGCACTTCGTCTAGTGTAAACGGAGAATTAAGGCTACTGCTGTCACAGCTCTCAGCTTCCAGGGGGCTTGAAGCAACTTGGCTGGACCCAGGCCCTAGCCCACGCTCATACGGGCGTGGTGATGATTTGATAGTGCAGAACATAACAAAAAGAATTTCAATCGAGAGAAATGTTTCTGGTTTGGAATCACTGGATGGAAGCGTTGTTAGTGAGATGGAAGGTGAAAGCCCCATTGACCGGTTAAGACGACAGATTGATCTAGACCGGAAATCCATACACCTCCTCTGCAGGGAGCTGGAAGAAGAGAGAAATGCTGCAGCAATTGCTGCAAGTCAAGCGTTGGCTATGATCACCAGGCTGCAGGATGAGAAGGCTGCGATGCAGATGGAAGCTTCACATTACCAGCGGATGATGGAAGAACAAGCAGAATACGATAATGAAGCCCTTGCACAAGCTAACGAGCTGCTTGCTCAAAGAGAACAACAAGTAGAGGAATTGGAAGCTGAGCTCGAAAACTACAGGACACAGTTTGGAGGGGGAGGGCCAACAGAGAGACAAGACAACCAGCTCCCGTTTGAAGGACAAAACACCACTACAACTTTGCTTGAAGATGAAAGGGCATACATATCAGAATGTTTGAGGAAGCTGGAGAAGAAGCTTCATGTGTACTCCAACAACAGTACTACAGATTTATCAAATTCAGATGCTATAGAGGATGACCTTTCCAACAAAATGCCCATTTCAGAAGACGACTCCCTACATCGTCAAGAAAACTCAAGGGAGACACATGAGCCTATTCTCTTGGCTACGGAAGGTCAGTCTTCAACAATGAACGGAGTGGTTGATGTATCCATATTTCAAGAGGAAATCTCAAACTTGCATAAAAGATTGAAGATTCTAGAAGGAGACCGCGATTTTCTTGAGCACAGTGTAAACTCGCTAAAGAATGGCAAAGAAGGTGCACAGTTCATAAGGGAAATTGCTTGCAACCTCAGAGAACTCCGAGCTATTGCCATTGACGATAAATAG